The Candidatus Synechococcus calcipolaris G9 nucleotide sequence GTGGCTTGGCGACTGGGGGGTTGTTGTAGGGATGGTGCAGATTCGGGGGAGTCTGGTAATTCTGATGACTCGGATTTCTGCCGCTTGCCGGAACCGGCCCGAGATTGGGTATGGATAGCTACAATTTGCTGACCCTTTTTCCCTGACTTGACCGGAGGGGCAGGTTTATTGCGTTGGGGGGGCTGGGGGGATTTCGGATCTTTCACAGGCTGATAGGTCTGGGCAGATTGACGAATACGCTCGGCATCATCATCAGATATGGTACTGCTGTGACTTTTGTAGGCGACCCCTAGTTGTTCACAGATGGCTAATAAATCCCTGTTATCTAAACTTAGTTCTTTTGAGAGATCATAAATTCTAACTTTACCGCTACTCATGCTCATTCCTATCAGCTTTGGCTCCAAATCCCCGTGGGGATAATCAATTTATGGGGTAATTTAACTAACACCAGTTGGGTTGTTGGGGTTAGATTTAGGTGGACTGTACGGGTGATTTTGCCCCGGATTCAGGTGGCTCCTTAGAAGCTATTATCAACGATTTTGGGGTTACGTTGACCTGAGAGTTTTAGATTAATCCTTGGGCAATAGACCTAAGGGTGGGGTGACTTCAATCCATCCTTGTTGCAGATCAATTGAGGGAACAATGGCGGGTACTAAGGGAATCAGTACCGTTTGCCCAGGATTTTGTTTGAGTTCCACCTCCAATAGATCATTGCCCGCAGGAACTAAGCCAACCACTGTCCCAATAAGGGAGCGATCCTGAGCTAAGTAAACCTCTAATCCAATCAAGTCTAACAGATGAAATTCCCCTTCTGCTAGGGGGGGGCGATCGCTGGCAAGGACAAGTAACTCGTGGCCCCGTAGATGTTCGGCAGCGGTGCGATCGCCAATTTGGGCCAAATGAATCACGTAGAGTCCCTGGCCCGGCAGATAGCGGCCGTGGGTCAGATCCACAGATTGGGGTTCCTGTTGGCTAAAAGTCTGCTGGGGCGATCGCAGCCAGCGGGGGCCAGGCTCTAAAAAACGTTGGGGAAAATCAGACTCGGGTAGAACCCGCAGATCTCCCTGTAACCCTTGGGGAGCAACAATTTTGCCAACCACTAACCAATCTTCTGCCTGGGGGCGATCGCTGGTTTTAGCAGAGATTTTCACCCTAGCCATGCCCCGCTTCTTGACCATAGGCAGACCAAGCCAGTTCAATGAGTCCATTGATGATCGCTGCCGCCACGGCAACTCCGCCCTTTGTGCCCTTAATAAAAATATGGGGCACCCAGGATTGCTGAAGCCGATCCAGTCCTTGGGGAAGAAAACTGGGGGAGGTATCCACAATGAGGGCGGGTTTAATATCTTCAGACTCCACCAAACTTAACAATGGCAAAATACTGGATTGGGAACCGCCAATAATGAAAATAGCGGTGGGATGGCGACGGGCCAGGGTTTCCACCCCAAAGGCGGCCCGTGATTTTTCCTTTTGGGGACGGGTAAAGGTTTCTAGACCGCAGTAGATGGGGTTAGCAAAGGTAACTTGGGTTTGGGGCAAAATTCCCACCTGTACCATGGGGACATCCACAACAATGGGGGTATGGGCAGCCAGGGCAGCAACGGCAGATTCTAGGGCTTGTTCTGAGTAGACGAGGAGATTGAGGTAGTCAAAATCTCCTGTCGTATAAATGACCCGCCGAAGAATTTCCCGTTCAGCAGAGGTTAACGGATGATCGGTCAATTGCTGATCAACTAGGTGCAAATTAGCAACATCACTGCTATGCCATTCCATTGGGCAAAACCGATTGAGTAGGTAGGCACAATTTTATCAGAATGAGCTGGAATCCCCCAGTGGTTATAATCGTCCTTGGGAAGGGGCGAAAATCATAGCGTTCAAACATTAGCATTCAAAAATCATGGCGTTCTCTGCCAAATCTCTGATTATCTTGGCGATCCTGGGGATAGGACATCTGCCGGTGGCGGCCAGTCCAGGGGCCTATCGGGTCTGTCGGATTTTTAATGGACAGCAGACGACCTGTGGCGGTTGGTTTACGGGGGAAGCCGTACTCTGGCACCAAAATGCCTATCGGGTCTGTCGGATTTTTAATGGTCAAAAAACCACCTGTGGCGGTTGGTTTACAGGGGAAACCATACTCTGGCATCAAAATGCCTATCGGATCTGTCGGATTTTTAATGGTCAAAAAACCACCTGTGGCGGTTGGTTTAGCGGTGAGGGGGTAGAATGGCAATAATTTAGCGATTGACTTCGGCAAATATTGGCCGTTGAATCCCATCCGGTATTCGGTAAAGTTCCCCTCCTTGCTGGTAGATCTCATCAATGGGTTGCATTTTCCCATGGGTTGTCATGAAGCGGTGATCGGCGGTGGCCTGAATGATGCTGCCATCTTCTAGGGTATACTCAAAAACCTCCTGCCAAGCTCGACGGTGCCACTGGGCAATGGGTTGGGTGTAAATATGGCCCTGGCGATCGCAACTATAGACCTGGCAATGGATTTGCTCATCGACAATTTTACCGAGGGGGAGGGGGCCATACTCCAGGGTCAACACCAGGGTATCCCCACTCAGACAGTATTCGGCAAACATCACCATTTGGTTAAATAATTCCTGGGCAACTTTGGCGGGAACCCCATTTTTAGCGGAACCATCAATGAAGATTTGCTCATGCTT carries:
- a CDS encoding precorrin-8X methylmutase, with protein sequence MEWHSSDVANLHLVDQQLTDHPLTSAEREILRRVIYTTGDFDYLNLLVYSEQALESAVAALAAHTPIVVDVPMVQVGILPQTQVTFANPIYCGLETFTRPQKEKSRAAFGVETLARRHPTAIFIIGGSQSSILPLLSLVESEDIKPALIVDTSPSFLPQGLDRLQQSWVPHIFIKGTKGGVAVAAAIINGLIELAWSAYGQEAGHG
- the rimM gene encoding ribosome maturation factor RimM (Essential for efficient processing of 16S rRNA), whose protein sequence is MARVKISAKTSDRPQAEDWLVVGKIVAPQGLQGDLRVLPESDFPQRFLEPGPRWLRSPQQTFSQQEPQSVDLTHGRYLPGQGLYVIHLAQIGDRTAAEHLRGHELLVLASDRPPLAEGEFHLLDLIGLEVYLAQDRSLIGTVVGLVPAGNDLLEVELKQNPGQTVLIPLVPAIVPSIDLQQGWIEVTPPLGLLPKD